CAAAGTCATCGTTGCTATCACAATTTTCACTTGCTTTGTATATGGATAACTTGGCATGCCctttaaaattttccacttcttcttcaatacgCCAAAAGCTCGCTCAATTTCTGATCGTAGTGAGGAGTGAGCACGATTGAACACTTCTTTATAACCTGTCGGTTGAGGACCTTGTTGAAACTCAGgtaaatgatatctaacttctttatATGGCCCCAAATAATCTGTGGGATTTGGATATCCAGCATCGACCAAATAATATTTAcctacacaaaaaaaaaattgtaaatttaatcaacatataACACATACGTATATTAATGCATAAAAACTATTAATTAACTAACCTTTTGGAGGATGAGGAAATTGTAAATCATGTCTCCTGATAGCTTCATAAAAGATACGAGTGTCATGAGCTGTTCCCTCCCAACCGGCCCACATGTAAGTAAATTCCATGTTAAAATTACACATTGCCATCACATTTTGCGTCGGTGTTCcttttcgaccaataaaacGAAGCTGCTCACTTGTAGGTACCACCGCTGGAATATGAGTACCATCTATAGCTCCAATACAATCctagaacaagaagaagaatattatttgatttatatttaattcatattttgTATTGTATAATCATAACTTACCTTAAATTGTGGAAAAAATCTTGTATTATTCCTGATCTTCTTTGGAACTTCCTTGAATTGTCGATCGG
This region of Eucalyptus grandis isolate ANBG69807.140 chromosome 8, ASM1654582v1, whole genome shotgun sequence genomic DNA includes:
- the LOC120286728 gene encoding uncharacterized protein LOC120286728 produces the protein MGANLIQPSDRQFKEVPKKIRNNTRFFPQFKDCIGAIDGTHIPAVVPTSEQLRFIGRKGTPTQNVMAMCNFNMEFTYMWAGWEGTAHDTRIFYEAIRRHDLQFPHPPKGKYYLVDAGYPNPTDYLGPYKEVRYHLPEFQQGPQPTGYKEVFNRAHSSLRSEIERAFGVLKKKWKILKGMPSYPYTKQVKIVIATMTLHNYIRRNALNDTHFAIVDLDPNLYTIDPDNVNGEGNASNDDVASDMACLRDQIAMHL